Genomic DNA from Salvia miltiorrhiza cultivar Shanhuang (shh) chromosome 1, IMPLAD_Smil_shh, whole genome shotgun sequence:
gtccacgttaataaaattgTAACACATACGATCATAACATTCAAAACGATACAGTTTTGCCAATCTGGAAGCCACGTCATTTAAAgtggtaacaccctaatctaattaaagttttattttactatatttccgctgataaaaagatatttaaatttataaattaacactttaatttatttcttgaggattttttagtcatgtgcaaaaacagaaaaaaaaatataaaggtaatgtattttggggcggatttaaaggtgatgtgcaattgtagaattcaaggaaagattGTGTATTTAAGGGCGAATTTTAAAgatgatgtgcaattgtagaattcaaggaaaagtggtgtatttaggggcaattaacccttattattatGTGTAAATATGATATTGTTCGCATTTCGTTAAAGATCATAAATGCCCTCGTTAGATTTAGTGGGGCAAAGGCACTTGGGATCCCCCGTAATTTGTTTAGTTTCATCATGTTtcactttgattttttttataattttaaattattactatttttttaattttaatttcaatttgaaGATAATTTAATAGAGTTCATTCatctaattagagtttataattattttttttatatttattaatagtatattattaaggttaattaaGTCAAAGTTCAagtaatttttcaaattttttatttttaatgataaatattaattagagattaatactccatccgtccactaattcatgacctagggGAGGAAacacatgttttaagaaaaaatatattatttattaattgagtggagaaaaagtgtattgtttattgggacccaccaattaaaaatgtataaatagttcctaaaaatggataggacataaattggtggacgtaccaaaaaggaaagtaggacatgaattgatggacggagggagtatataatactaatattttttattttctaataaataattataaaataacgAAATTAAGATTTAAGAGTAAGACATACAATGAAAGAAAAGATACAATGCTTGACTTGAACTTGAGCACTTTATTTTTGCTTACTCTAAATTCAACCATTAATACCCTCTTCTCCCGTGAAATTAGTCTCTTATTCTAttttggaatatcccaaaaagatagtctcaattaatattatataaaaatattattttagtaaactaacctTATTCAATGTTTTCacttaaatatgaaaatatgtGTGAAAGTAATAAATAaggatataaaaaataaaaatatactccctccctccgtCTCCAAAAGTTTACCCCAATTTACTTTTTTGGGTGTCCCCCAAAAGTTTGCCCCAATCTCCTTACTTTCTACTTTTATACATGGCCCCACCATCAACTTTACTTACGACTTTTTAAACATTATTTTTGTACATGACCCAATCATCAAATAACTTTTTACCAACTTTTATTAGAACTCGTGCCGCTCTCCTTGGGACAAACTTTTCAGGGACGAtcggacgaatggagtataaattagaagaatttttattttattttttaaattaaatacatcTTCTTTATACGTGTGAAAAGTGAAAGGAGATTAAATTAGAGGAACAAAAAGAGTATATGGCAACCGCCAATTTCTCCAAtaacaaattattttcaattcattttttatataattattaaatacgAAATCACTACAATACTCATAATTCTTTTAAATTATGCCCTTTAATTGCGATTTGCCTAAAATGTTTTGTGCTTTGGGTAATCGTTGGTTTAGTTCTTAGAGTCATCGCTTAGACCATCTGCAACCAATACATATAATTTTTAACAGTAATTCTActctaattatttaattacatcaAATTCAAACTCAAAGTCAAATCCAaatcaatattttgtaaatatgctCTTTCCACCTACTTTTTATACTTCTTCAGTCATACctatatatttatttcaaattatatattcaCCCCAAAACCTTTCAATTACTAATttcatgtaaaaataaatattatatcaaattaaattattattattattattattattattattattattattattattattattattattattattattattattattattattattattattattattattattattattattattattattattattagtagtagtagtagtagtagtagtagtagtagtagtagtagtagtagtatattaaattcattatatattaaataagcaaaaaataaaaaaatttaaaataaaattcattaaaaattaaataacttgaaaaataaaatacaacaaaCAAATCAACATACACATAAAATTCAAGACTCGAAATTAGTATATTCTTCCTATAAATGTTCAATTAAGTCATTATGAACTTTTTAATATGACATGTAGTTAAAAGTTAATTTGTTTTATAATTACAAATTATAAttccaaataaataaaattaaaaatcataaattaacAAAATTTTCTGCTAATTTCGACCCCTAGTAgagttaataaaacataaattaataattgagcCCAAAATGTGAAAGTCcaaaacttaatttaaaaatcCTAAATATAAATGGGAGACCTAAAGTATCGTCAAGCACAACCGCATTTTTCTTCAcgcattttaattttttttttcttcttcaaaaacaGCGATTGTCGTtgcatttcttcttcttctcctctgtTTCACTTCAACATCCGTCTTCTAATTAATATCCACCAACAACAAGGGTTAATTtgtgatttttaaaaattaataaaatatttttgtgtgaTAAACAATGAAAACTCAAATTTGATATGACGCTGTTCCCAAGCTCATTTTGAGTTTGAGGTTGGAGACTATTGGAGCTTAATTGGTACTACAAAACAGATTTTGCAGTACCATTGGAAATGGTCGTAGGCCAACTCCAATgttttatccaaaaaaaaatgataattagGTAACCAATAGTTTTTCCAATGCAAGGGTTTGTACTCCAAAaataaggggttattgccagaaaatacatatactttgtcaattttctggtttatatcatgaccttataatttggccagaaaatacatcaattttcaattttaattacaattataacatgactttatagtctggccagaaaatacacaaagtttcaatttattctcaattataacatgaccttgtaattaatttagcataataatatcaagtttaatacattaaatatttttaattttcttttcatctcacaatatactatatataaatacatatatatttgataaatatacatctatataatattatttacttcttacatagtttctattatatatgtacgtaattttttattggtcctaatattttataatttcataatttaaataaataaatacttattatatatataatatattaatagaacattaaaatcaaatttatatatatatatatatatatgcatttgtgtgttgaaaatgtatatatatatatatatatatatatatatatatatataacaagatatatataatttttataaaaattaatcaatcaattataaatattttgtacataacaatttaatataaatacaataaatattaatacatctatgatgaaaaataatctaaataaggtcatgttataattgagaataaattgaaacttggtgtattttctggccagactataaagtcatgttataattgtaattaaattgaaaattgatgtattttctggccaaattataaagtcatgatataaaccagaaaattgacaaagtatatgtattttctggcaataaccccccaaaaataatatttatacattattttaattagggatgtcaatcgggccaacccactcggtttcgggtcaatccattcggtttcgggttattttcggttcgggctagtcggttttttaatttttcgggctaaaatttttcgaccctaaccctaacccacttggtttcgggctagcccattcGGGCCCACaaatttacgatttttttatatgtataatttttttgtatggataatcatattattgtaattaaaatatgtcgtactttttaaatcaaaatatttcgccttattttagataaaaaattagtgttattttaatgtaaatttacataatatctaattttaactttgtttccgataaaaattgtatatagatataacataaattactatctttctttgacttttatatcataaatatttattattaatcgttagaaaaaatcaaaacatattatacaagcatcaaaatgttattatcaaattaaaaagtaaagtattaaagtttagaaatcaattattaagaaagttttcggttaatcgggccaacccactcagttttcgggccaaccctatcgggctcgggctattttcggttcgggccattcaGGCTAAaattttttcgggctaaaaattttcagtcATAACCCatcttttttatcggtctattcgggtcgacccgtcgatttcgggcttttttgacatccttAATTTTAATCATCAAGGTGCACATTAAAAGGTAAGAAATGcgatattaaataatttaaaattttataatataaggGTAACTAATGTCGTATGACAGTCACACTTACTGCAAAATATTAGTAGCAAAATAGCAATCAATTCGACATTATTGCTCGGTTTCCATAAATGTTCAACCTATGCATTTTGGAGGGCAAAAAAGGCTCTATATCCTTTATTTGTCTTATATACATTCAGAAATTCTTCAAACTGAGCTGTTTCTGGCACAACAACAGTCTCCGCTGGTTCGTACCTGCTTATTTATTTATCACTAATTATTCGGTGCGCCATACGGCCGGGTCGCCCGCACCCCAAACCCACACCCCTGACCCACGCATTTGACCCGTACTCCTTTGACCCACGCcccaaattattacatttatttataataattgttatttttaataagtataagatatacatttgttcgcacaaatatatatttatgttaatataagtagttaacatcaatattttggaaaaatataatgtttcaaaaaatTATCTATAAAGAAgcataattacaataaatataatatttttgaaatattacattttttatatcaattattacatttgtttataataattgttacttttaataaccATAAAGTGTACATTTGTtcgtacaaatgtatacttatgttaatataattaGTAGTTATCATcaatattgtgaagaaatgtaatgtttcaaaaacattacctttctttataataataattagtactttttattatagcaataattacttttgattacaacaataattataataaatataatatttttgaaacattacctttctccatatcaattattactttttattgtaacaatgattacttttaataaatataaataattatattattatttgatcaaataattattatcgtaaggaaaagtaattattgatatgtataatgttttatatagaatgaaggtaaatatttatattaacataagtatacatttgtgcgaccaaatgtatatcttatgcttattaaaagtaaatactcctattaggatttagtgtttaggttttagggtttagtttacagggtttagggtttaatttatagggtttagggtttagaaaatataatactttatattgaatgaaggtaaatacttatatttacataagtatatatttgtgcgaacaaatgtactCCATatcttatactcccttcgtccactaATTTAAAGTTTACTtacctttttggtccgtccaccaactcaaggcctatctatttttagtaagtttttattcatattttaattggttggtcctaataaataatactacattttttttccactcaactaataaacaatacgctttgtgggtccctttctccactcaactaattaataaaaatacattttttcttaaaatttgggTTTTGCCTCTTAGGTCTTGAATTAGTGGGCGGAATGAGTACTTATTAATTTAGTAAGGTGACAGGGACATaccctttatttatttatttatttatttatttgatttttagtaAATACGAAGTGTACGTATTACGTATAGACCAAACTATAAGCTAATTAGGAAAGTACAAATGAGTTGACCTTATTCTGGACCTCATTTTTGGGCCTTCTTTCTCTCAACTTCTAATGGAAAATTATCAAATTCTGACGCcccacaaaataaaaataatttgaaatgtCTAAAATATTCTTACCTATCACAATCCAAGTTTCACAATATTTGAATTATGGTCCCTctttcccaaaaaggaaaagtaaaataaaatataaatgaaccAGCCCACAAATTACGGGCCTGGATCTCTTAAAAAACAGGGTACTAATCCCACAAACCACAAAGCTTCAACCTTTTCAGGAACATCTTTTGCAAGTCTAAAAATtgaaccattttttttttctctcaaaatGCTACGTACGTATGCTCATCTTAGTCATCTATATATAGCTGAATTAAAAATTGTATTGAGTTCATCTTCGTCATCTATATATAGAGTTACGCATAAGTTGtgaatatattttcttttctttctttttggggGCTTATCATCCAATGAACCTACGAAGCCCATGGGAACACCTCAATAATAAATTCTTAGGGACATTATAAAAAATCTAGactcaaaaacaaataaaactcaTTTTATGtggaaaaaaacaaaagagaCTATAATAACCTAAACAAAAATGGACTTATCACGATTGCTATAGGTTGAGGGTTGAGACCAATAGTACTAAAAACACTTTAGTGGGCTCGGTATAATGGTGAAGCCCAGCCTCTTACCTCAGAAAGTGTAGAATTTTTCAATCCTAGTTTTTCAACTTCAAATCAATGAAATTTCAATATGCCATAGAAGTGCATTGATGAAGCAGTCTAAGAAGCAAGTCAATTAGGACAAGATAGAGTCAGGGTTAGATTCACATAATCCAATTACATATAAATCTCCATGCCTATGTACTTGGAGGACTGACACAATGGACACACACTCAACTTGCTTTCACATTCTTTACACAAACATACATGTTTACAAGGTAACAAAAGCATGCACACTTGGTTCACTCTACACACCTTACACGTCATCAACTCCTTCATCTCGCTGCTGTCCTTGCGGAGGAGCTGGAAGTCGGCCGGACGGCCATTGCAGCATGAGGCCGTGTCGTCAACCTCGCTATCTCCACACCCTTCTTTACTGTCCCTGCTTTGCGCATAAACCTGCTGCAGGTTGTGCTTGAGCGTGTTGATCATGTTTTCGCTATATTTCGCACGTTGTTGCCAAGCATTTGCCTCCAAGGCGAGCTGTTCCATCCGCAGCTCAAGCTCCACATTCTTTTTGTTGATGTCTTCTACCTCTGCCTCTTTCTCCCGAAGCTTTTGCAAGACCTTCTCTTCCACGTATGACATAGTCTGGAGTTGGGTTGCTTGGAACTTCTCCAGAACTGCTTGTCGCAAGCGTTCGCCCTGTCAAAGCATAAACAAACCGCTGTCAAATGACACCAAGCTCGTTGTAATCacaataaacataaaaaatcatCAAGGAAAACTAGTATGTTCTCTTAAGGTTCAACAAACAATTAGTTTTCAGTAGCAAAAGAATAGCACTTTTTGCCTCAATCTGGATTAGTAATCCAAACAGTTAGTTAAAAGTAAACCAGTAGCTAAAGAGCTGCACTTTTGCATGGATGGGAAGACCCTAAAATTTAGATAGTAACTACTGAGGAGTGAGGAGTTTCCTTGTGTGATGCTAAACATGAATTTATCTATTATGACTGTTTtcgttgtaatctggaaatcaaTTACCCACATAAACATGTTAGGAAACTTTATAATGGCACTTTTTTTCATGGTTAGAGATGAAGTTTGTAACTTTTGAGGCTGTGATATCCATATGATATTTCTAGGATATGCAGAAAATGAAGTTTGTATACATAACTTTGCTGCTTCCAAAGGATTATAATCAAACAGCCATTGTCCATTTTCAAGGGTTTGAACATGTTCATGATGCTAACTTGTAGTTGTATCAAGCATGTTATTGCACACTATTAGAAATAAGAGTTTCTAACCATAACAATACACAAAGAGAAAGATCTTTATACAACGGATCCCGCACTAGATTCAAACAATGGTTTTCATCTAAAATTTGTAGAAATAGTATCACTTAGAAATCTGCAAGTACCAGATTTCCTTGAAACACAAACACAATTCAAGCCCAAATGCTTGCTTGTGATTATGCAATAGCGagtcaaaaatttcaatccCTCACCGGACCCAAAAAAGCTGCCTACAAGATCATGTTAATTGAACAAACTCTAAGTCAATTGATACACAACCAAAATATGATCTCTTCACATTACTAAAAGACGAGCAATTCATAAAATCGAAGTATAAATAATCCACGATGGCAATGGGGTTAATCCATTTTAGACAAGCAGAAACATCAATACTACGATACGCTGTCAAATCAATCAAACAATTGAGAATCAAAGGAGGGGAGAAGAATTTCAAGAAACCAAAATTTTTCCCACCTGAAGTTTAATGTATCTATCAATTTCAGCATCCTGTCTCTGCAGCTCACGATCAAGAGCATCCCCGACCAGCCCGAGCAACGCCGAGTCACCTGAAGACGTCAATCTGGGGTTCTCCAACGAAAGGCCCAGCCCGGTTGACACTGACCGGGCCTGCAACAAATCCACAGAAGATATCTGAGAATTATTGTTGCTATTGTTGTTATTCAGATTGTTCTCCAGAAAAACTTGCTCAATTGGCCGCTTTTTCTTGGCCTCGAGCCCGATATTCCACTGAGGCTCCAGCCCGTTCTCCTCGTGGGCCGGGCCGGGCGCCAACCCCGCAACATGAACtgagaaaattggagaagaaatttttaaaaataaagtaaaataccTTCAAAAGAGAAGAGTAATAGGAGAAAGATTAGGGAAAATACAAGGAGGGATGTAAGGGGGGTGATGATCGAGAAGATTGGGGGTGTTGAAGTAGGGCACTTGCTGCGAAATCTGGCCGTCGACGTTGCTGTTATACATATCCCTGAAACAAAGTAAACAGACAAATTGATGAATGGAATAAATTAAAGGAGGAGTTTTGACgatgaaagaaaatataaaatgattTTTCTAAGggttatgttttattgaacatGATTGAGTTTTTCGTACGAGTCACCTGAATGATTTTGATTGTTGCTGCGGCTGAGAGGGTGGCTGCTGAAGAAATTGCTGAAAGTGATTTGGAGGGAGAGATGCCATGGCTGACGCCTacacagaagaagaagaacaaagGGGTTTTGTTTTGTGGGGAAGAGAGAATCTTTTGTATTTGCTGCTTCATCCTTCAAGGATAGGAGAATTCTGGAATTTGCTGCCtttttgctttctttcttcttttttattttcttttagaaTGGAATTTGTAGTCTTTAAATGTATATATTGTTGGAACCTTATAATTAGCGTGACATGGATcaatattcaaattttattggcatatttatgattattatttaacATTATAAATATgttattcaaatataaatttagattcatactattttttttctttgaaaaaacattttttttttaaatgtgtgAATTTGTAACGTTCTATGTATGAGTTAGATGATGCTTATGGATATGTCGAGAATTGTCCACTTCTTGCAGTGTAATGCTTGTGCGCTGGTTGAATGTGcagtgtaatttttttaatgttgcaACAACATCATCACTACTCGCACCATCACCACTCGAACCTCCACTTCTTTTACTCGAGACCTCCATCCTCTTGGTCGGATCCCTTTGTCTTggtgaaaataaattatatatttcttGTACCTTCGCATTGTTGTATACCAATGCCTCATTCGGTTTGACCTTTCTCCCTTGCAATTGTTTTTCTTGCATCTTGTTGTAAAATAGTTGATGTTGAAGTACCAATAGCTTCTTCTCTAACACCTTCAGTTATCCTTGCAGTTGTCTCATAAGCTCTTGCAGTCTTGGAAGCATGAACaacgaaaaaagaaatatgaaaatTCCTGATCAGATTGTGCTTACATAATTAAAAACGGCGCCGTTCACACCCCTACTCAAACGACGTCGTATAAATGTATAAAAGTCATATGATATTGTTCTATATATCCACGCGTCGCTGCCACATATTTTTTTACTCATCGAAAAATAAATTACTGCAAAAATTGGACAATGATTAAAGCTAGtgtataaaaatagaattttaaaaaatcatattaaatttatttttgaccATAATCGGTGAATTTAAATACATTTAACCCTTAGATATATATGAATTAGTTTTTTTAGGATAGGAATTAGAAGAAATTATGTGAGGGGAAGGTTTTTTAGTTGGGCGAAGAGATAGCGATTTGATTTCGATTTCTCAATATGGTGTGTAGGTTATTATTGTTGCTTGTTAGGTAATGAAGATTATTACGTTATAACCATGTAGTtgaaaatatagtattaaacgtagataaatataaatatatcatagtTATTTTGCCATTTGcagcaataattaaatatatttccaACTAAATTTACTcgctaaaattaaaaaacatgTCAATAATATTATCTTATCTTTAGTTTTTTTAAGTTGAAGATGAGATATTAATATTTGTATTCAAGTTACTTGCCCTTATGAAATAGACAATTATTAATGAACTATAAGGTTCGGGTAACATTACCTTTtctatttgaaaattaaaataaatgaaccgcaaaaaaaatgtataacaACTTCAGTTTTATTTTGTGATGTCTCACAAAAAGTGTgtactaatttttattttgggacgtCTCATAAAAGTgtgcatttttcttttttcagacTATTTCTTCCACTTCACATTtgttaaaatttgtgtcaccaACAAttatgcacactcttatgggatGAAATGAGTAAGAGCATCTGTAGtggcttactcgagtaagccaCTGTGGGTTGGCATAGGCTCGAGTATTACTCGATTTTTCAAATAAGGTTCAATCTCCCTTTTGTGgagcgcgtgcaatgcacgctcTTATTAAACAAAAAAAGTTAAATTCGAAACTTTTAAGTGCTCGTTTGATTCAAATAGATAAATGGAAagagaatggaatcaaataaagaaatggaatggtaacaataaccataaCTTTTATTAACtgtggtttaacaatggaaatgaatcattagtaagggattccctttattttgtttcccctttattttgtttcccctctattttgaggggtaacaaattgggtgattgggttacccttaagtaagggtaatggttaactcattgCCCAAACCAAATAACAAGTaatagattcaattaattgaatccctttccaacctctaaaaacactcaatcaaacgtgggcaaaatttaaaaatagaatatatgCCTTCATCTCTCGACGAATTTCTGTTGGACTATTACGAATTTCTCTAGGGCGAAGCTATTTtgttttctattattatttttatattgtttTATTCACAGTATATTTATTCCATTATTGGGACGTATAGTTatgaattactccctccatcctacgaatcttgacatgtttagcttcggcacgtgaattaaggagttgtagattaatgttttaagagctcgtttgattttcagtaaaggattatgtaggataatttgtaaccaaAATACTTAGGATagaattttatttatccttcatttttccatgtaaatttacaaccaaaaagaACGCacctaaatataaaattaactCAAATGTCGTAAGGGTGTAGACGCCACCAAACCAAGAAAAGTTGATTTGAATTTAGGCTCACCTAAATGGATTGATGATTTATTGGTCATTTTTCTTTCGACTGAATTTGTGGTCACGATATAACGTGCAATCATAGGGATTGTTGACTAATAATtgtcaatagaaaataattacaaaactATTAATGTATAATAGTGAttgtacatatataataattattatacatGATGCATACATAACTCTTGAATAAATATAAGGTAAAGTCTATGAaaaagtattactccctccgtcccaaatgaaatgtcctatttcttttcgacacggagattaagaaatgtgtataaaatagataaagtgggttgatgaaaattatttaaatattaagtatagagagagagtgtattgccaaaaaaggaaacatgacatttcgtttgggacagcccaaaaagaaaaacgggacatttcgtttgggacagagggagtataattttttttttatccgtccacgaaaaattaatattttcatttattagGATCCACACAACTTTAGTCACATTTAAAATGAGAccttattttattaataactTCAgttacattttattaaaattcatactATTCATGATGTAACAAATTTTTAGATGCTCTTTAAACATCAAATGTTCCATTTTACTATTCATGAGAAACGCACTTTATTCTGTTATTGAAACGTATTAATCTGAagagaatgaaaaagaaaaagtcaCATAGCTCATGGGCCAGaaatgatttttatataatgtaTACAAATGTGAACACCTAGCGTTGTGAGAATTCACATTGATCTAATCTCGTGGTCTGATTTGGTGGCGTTATTTGAATTTGTTTTAGTCCTTTAACAAGCATAATTGAACATTGTGCACGTTACACACACCAAGTTATACCATTACCACACAACATTGCGTGCTCATGAAGCACTCACTATGCGTATGTATTTGTAGGATGAAATACTactctccccctccccaacaaataattttaaaatacccAATAAATTTTAAGAAA
This window encodes:
- the LOC130998131 gene encoding probable BOI-related E3 ubiquitin-protein ligase 2, producing the protein MASLPPNHFQQFLQQPPSQPQQQSKSFRDMYNSNVDGQISQQVPYFNTPNLLDHHPPYIPPFHVAGLAPGPAHEENGLEPQWNIGLEAKKKRPIEQVFLENNLNNNNSNNNSQISSVDLLQARSVSTGLGLSLENPRLTSSGDSALLGLVGDALDRELQRQDAEIDRYIKLQGERLRQAVLEKFQATQLQTMSYVEEKVLQKLREKEAEVEDINKKNVELELRMEQLALEANAWQQRAKYSENMINTLKHNLQQVYAQSRDSKEGCGDSEVDDTASCCNGRPADFQLLRKDSSEMKELMTCKVCRVNQVCMLLLPCKHVCLCKECESKLSVCPLCQSSKYIGMEIYM